DNA sequence from the Bernardetia sp. genome:
GCTGATTTAGAACTCAGTAACAAAAAACTAGAGCTAAAACAGAAAAATAAAATCGTAGAAAGTCAAAAAGATAGTTTAGGAGAACTAACAAGTAAATACACCAAACAAGAACTTGCTCTTCAGCTTTTGAAAGAAAAAGCAAATGCCGAACGAGCTGAAGCTCAAAATAAAATTCAAAGACAGGAAGCTATTACAAGAACAGCTATTTTGGTAGTATTTTTTGTAATGGTAGTGGCTGCTTTGTTATTTTATTTCTACATCAGAACAAGAGAGAAAAATAAAAGATTGGCAGAGCAACGCAATCAATTACAAGAACAAGCTGTAATGTTGGAAGAGCAGCAAGAAGAACTAGAAACTCAAAAATCTCTAGTAGAGCAACAACGAGACGAACTAGGAGCAAGCAATAAAGTGAAAGACAGACTATTTTCCATTATTTCACACGACCTTCGCACGCCTTTTACATCCGTCAATGGTTACTTAACACTCATAAAATATGGCGCACTTTCTCCAGAAGAAGTAGTTTCAGTAGCAGGAGAAGTAAAACTATCTGTCGACCATCATTTAGAAACGCTTAATAATGTTTTGGAATGGTCAAGAAATCAGATGAAAGGCTTGAAGCCAGAACCTACAAACATTAATCTAAATAAAATAGCTCAAGACCAAAAGAAATTTTTCAAAGCCTTAGCAGAAAGTAAAGACATTCAAGTTATCAATGAAGTAGATAAAAAAATAGAAGTTTTTGCTGACCCAAATCAGATTGACGTTATTCTTAGGAATTTGGTAGGAAATGCACTCAAATTTACGCCCAATGAAGGAAAAATTACTGTTTCATCTCAACTAAAAAGTGATAGCGTAATAGTTTCTGTAACAGATACAGGTGTAGGAATGAGCGAAGAAAACCTCAAAAAACTCTTCAAAAAAGATGAGCATTTTACGACACAAGGAACAAATAACGAAGCAGGAACAGGCTTAGGCTTAATTCTGTGTAGAGACTTTGTGGAAGCCAATGGAGGAACTATAAGAGTAGAAAGCGAAGAAGGAAAAGGTACAAGTTTTATTTTTGATTTGCCTTTAGCAGAACAAACACAGCAAGTAGAAGAAGTAAAATAGATTGTAAAAACTAATAGGAAATTCGTAATTTTGAAGCAGAAAATGGTGGTTCATTAATCACTAATCACTAATCATTAATAACTAAAAAAGTGAAAGTTACAGTAGATAAAAAATTGATTGAAGATATTTCTCACCTTTCTCGCCTAGAGTTTTCAGAAGAAGACAAAACAGCAATGGCAGATGATTTGAATGAGATTTTAGATTGGGTAGAACAGCTAGACGAAATTGACACCTCAGATACAGAACCTCTTACACACATCTCTACTGAAATAAATGTAATGAGAAACGACGAAGTGAAAGACGTTTTGCCACACGACAAAGCCCTCAAAAATGCGCCAAAGAAAGATTCAGATTATTTCAGAACACCAAAAGTAATAGAGTAAAACTATTTTAGAATTATGAGTGTAGAGTATAGAATGTGATTTAGTAGGTCAAATCCTTTGACCAAAAATATGGTTATTCCACATTCTCAATTAACTCAACGAACATATCTATTCCAGTTTGTGTAATTTCGTCTGGAAAATCATAATTGGAGTGATGAAGTTCTGGTGTATTTTTGCCTGAACCTAGTCCAAACATTGCTCCTTCAAAACGCTCTGTAAACTGTCCGAAATCTTCCGACCAACTAAAAGGCTGCTTCTTGTCTTGATATTCTAATTCTAAATTTTGAGCAGCCTTTTTTATCATTCTTACGCTTTCTTTTGTATTGGTGGTAGCTGCAAATTTTTCAGTGTAGCTAATTTTTAGTTTCAAGCTATATTTTTTTGACAATTCTTGTGCTTTCTGCTCTGTTTTCTTAGATAGAAGTTCCAAATCTTCATTCAGATAACTACGTAAAGTAGCACAAACACGACCTTTGGCTGGCGAAACACCAAAAGCAATTTCATCTAATGATTTTCTTGACGTTTCTCCCAAAATAGCATCTACAACCGTAACTAAAACAAAATCCTTATTCTGTTTTTCTTTGATGGTGTTTTCTGACAAAAAATAAAGAAAAGTAGTCAGTTCACTAATGGCTAATGCTGGGTTAATTCCATTTTGAGGTTCGGCTGCGTGGGAAGTCAAGCCTTCAAATTCTATGATAATTCCTGTTGAAGCTGCTGCAAACGTATTTTCTCGGCAAACGATTAAGTTTTTTTCGTAAGATGGAATATTATGCAAAGCAAAAAAATAATCAATCTTCAAATCTAAGTTCTTCATTTTCTCGTCCTCTAGCATCTGCAAAGCTCCTTCTCCTGTTTCTTCGGCAGGCTGAAAAAGTAAAATTACTCGCTTGTTTTGTTCCTTTATAACCTTTTCAAAATTATCTCTCAAATACGTAGCAACACCTAGTAAAATTGTCATGTGTCCATCGTGTCCACATTTATGTGAAACTCCGTCGTGCAAAGATTTATACTCAAAATCATTGGGTTCTGGAATAGGAAGTGCATCTAGTTCAGCACGAAAAGCAATCGTTTTATTTTTAGTTGCATCAAAATTCTCACTTTCCCAAATCGCAATTACTCCAGTATTTCCAATATTTGTATGAATAGAAGTAGGATTACATTTTTTTAAAAAATCAGTTACAAAACTAGCTGTTTTGTATTCCTTGCCTGAGAGTTCTGCAATTTGGTGGAGTTGTTGGCGAGTTTTTATCATGTGCTTTTTATTTTATCTTGACGGCTAAAGAACCAATAAAATCTTTTTTCGTTTGTTATAAACAAAGGAAACCAAAATAAAATCACTATGCAACCACAAGTAAAATATCCACTAAACGAAAAACTGACTATATCAGAATATCTAAAATTAGAACAAGACAACCAGCAAAGATATGAATATCACGATGGTTATGCTTATGCAATGGCTGGAGGAACAGATAATCATAACAAAATTACAATGAATGTTTCTGCCAGAATTCATTTGGCATTGCTAGATAAACCTTGCCAAATCAAGAATAATGATACTAAACTTTGGCTAGAACTTGTCAACCAATATGTTTATCCAGATGCGATGGTTTTTTGTCAGAAGCCAGAACAAGCTCCAAACTTGAAAGATGCCTTTACTAATCCAGTCGTGATTATTGAAGTTCTCTCAAAATCTACAGAAGGATACGATAGAGGGGATAAACTGCGTTTTTACACACAAATTCCTTCACTTCTTCATTATGTTTTGATAGAACAAGATAAAGTACAAGTAGATATTTACTCAAGAAAAAACTCAACCTCACTTTGGGATATTCGTTTTCTTTCAGACTTGAAAAATAATCTTGAATTAGAAATTTCAGATATTCAAACGCTTTCTATTCCACTAAGTAGAATTTATGATAGAGTTGAATTTGAGAGCAATTCTAATAAGTGATTTCTATTATCTGTATTCTAATACAAAAATACAGATAATAGTTTTTTTAGATATTATTTTATTCACACTCATACTCAATCTCAACAAAATAGGATTCTCCATCTTCTGCAATATCTATTCTTATAGGTAATCCATCTGAAGTGAGAGTAGTTTTATATATTACCTCGTTTCCATCTTCTGTAATAACTTTTACCTCATCAAAAGGACATTGACCACAGTTTAAATTAATAACAAGGTCAAGAGAGGAAAACAATACCCATTCTCCTTGCTGAACTCCTCCAATATATTTATTACTTGCTTCATTACAATTTTGATATGAGAAAATAACTTTATCACCAAAACTATCTTCTGATTGTGTTACTCGCCCTTTATTATCATAACTAAATGATATACTATAATCCAAAGATGAGATTTGTACTAATTGTTCTCTATCATTATAAATATAATTATATGTTTCATCTGTGACAGGAAGAGTATTCTTGTCATAGACTTCAATAGAGGAGACTCTATCTCCATCGTATAAATAATTATATTCCCTTGCAACGTTTGGGAAGTTACGAATGTAATGCTCTTCTTTTATTTTTCTATTCTCATCATCGTATGTGATTTGTATTTCACTACCATCATCTGATACAATAGTTTTTAAAAGTTTTTTACCATTTAATGTTAGGTATTCATAGTTATTTTTAATAGAAAACGCTGGAGTATTAAGACTTCTAATATAGCATTTCGGTTCAGAGCAAACGTCTTCTTGTTCATCTACGTCTGTTATGTCATCTTCACCAGATTCACATGAAGAAAGAAACAAAAGTGCAAATACAAAACTAAGATACAGTATATAATTCTTATTCATTTCGCAATATTTTTTATTTTTAAATAAAAACATTACAAATATAGAAAATATTGCCTCTTTTTTATCAAGACTTTTGAAAATTCTAGGGTAAACGCACGAAAAAAAAGTATAGCCATTTAAATCAAATAGAAGGTCTTTTTTACTTTGATTATTTAGATTACTCTGACAAGTAAAGTTTATTTAAAGCTAAGTGAGCTAGTATAAAAAGTTTCGTGCGTTTACCCTATGAAAATTCTATCTGTAAATATTCATCTTGCTAATTTTTCTGTAACTTTGCTTAGTAGAATAGAAAATCCACAATAGCAGAATTATAGCATGATAGACTTCATCAAAGATTTAAACGAAAAGCAGCAACTAGGCGTACTCAAAACAGAAGGAGCTTGTCTCTTAATTGCAGGAGCTGGCTCTGGCAAAACTCGTGTCTTGACTTACAGAATAGCCAATTTATTACAAAAAGGAACTTCGCCATGGGAAATTTTGGCTCTTACTTTTACCAATAAGGCAGCCAAAGAAATGCGTGAGCGAATTGAGGGATTGGTTGGCACAACAGCACGAGATTTGTGGATGGGAACGTTTCACTCTATGTTTGCTCGTATTTTGCGCTTTGATGGAGATAGATTAGGATACAGGCAAGGATTTAGCATTTATGATACTGACGATTCAAAATCTTTGATAAAAAATATTGTCAAGGAAATGGGATTAGATGACAAAATCTATCAAGCAGCAGGAACATTCAATCGAATTAGTAGCCTAAAAAATGCACTTATTTCTCCCCAAGAATACAATCAGAATGCAGAACTGTTAGCAGAAGACAACTTAGCCAAACGTCCACATTTTGGAAAGATTTATCAGACCTACGCAGCTCGCTGTTTTGGAGCCAATGCAATGGATTTTGATGACTTGCTTTTTCAAACCTTTAGGCTTTTCCGTGACCACAAAGATGTTCTGCACAAATACCAACATCGTTTCAAATATATTTTGATTGATGAGTTTCAAGATACAAACATTGCACAGTATAAAATCATTAAAAAATTAGCTGCTGTTCATCTCAATATTTGCGTAGTGGGCGACGATGCACAAAGTATTTATGCTTTTCGTGGAGCAGATATTCGAAATATCTTAAACTTTGAAAGAGATTATCCAGATTTGGAAATCATTAAGCTAGAGCAAAATTACCGTTCTACCAAAACCATTGTAGAAGCTGCTAACAAGATTATAAAAAATAACAAAAATCAAATTCCAAAAGACGTTTGGACGGAAAATATAGCAGGAGAAAAAATAGAATTAACAAGAGCTACATCAGACCAAGAAGAAGGACGCATCATTGCAGGAAATATTTTTGAAACTAGAGCGCAAAAAAATGCTAGTCTCAACGATTTTGCCATCCTTTATCGTACTAATGCACAATCTAGAACGATGGAGGAAGCCTTGCGCCGATTAAATATAAAATATAGAATTATTGGAGGTCTTTCATTCTACCAACGTAAAGAAATCAAGGATTTATTGGCTTATTTCCGTTTAGCAGTCAATCCAGAAGACGAAGAAGCTCTAAGACGTTCTATTAATAATCCAAAAAGAGGAATTGGAAATACAACCGTTTTGAAAGTCTTTTTAGCTTCAAGAGAAAACAATGTTCCGATTTCAAAAACAGTACGCCACGCATCAGCCTATTTAGGAAAAGGACGTGCAGGCACAAGCGTAGAAAAATTTGGAGAACTTGCCAAAGCCTTTCAAATTATGGCATCAGAAAACGATGCTTATACGGCTGCCAAATACATCGCCCAGCACTCAGGTATTGTAAAAGCCCTTTTCGATGATGAGAGTTTAGAGGGAAGAGCCAGATACGAAAACGTACAAGAACTTCTGAACGCTACCCAAGAGTTCGTACAAAATAAAATAAGCGAAGCCACTACGGAAGAACCCGATGTTTCACTCTCATTATTTTTACAAGAAGTTGCACTGCTCACTTCTGTCGACCAAGCCAGCGAAGACGAAGATGCCGTTACGATGATGACTATTCATGCAGCCAAAGGACTGGAGTTTGATTATGTCTATTTAGTAGGAATGGAGGAAGAACTTTTCCCTTCCTCAAGAATGATTGCTTCATTGCAGGATTTAGAGGAAGAACGTCGTCTGTTTTATGTGGCTGTTACTCGTGCAAAGGAACGCCTTACGCTTTCGTATGCCTTGCAGCGTTATCGTTATGGCAGTTTCAATTCGTGTGAACCATCTCGTTTTTTGTTTGAGATAGACCAAAGTCTGTTTAATGCTCGTTCTCGCTCTATTCAAAAAAATAATCCTACTCACATGACCAATTTTATGCGTCATCGTGCAGAGCAAAATAAAAAGACGGATTCTAATACAAGTAAACCCAATAGCAAACTAAAACCTGTCAGTTCGGTAAGAAATACACCTTTTGTGTCTAGCAAAACAGAAGATATTGTAGAAGGCATCAGGGTGGAGCATCCAAAATTTGGCTTCGGAACAGTCAAGAAGATTGATTCTGCTTCAAGTGGAAAACGTGCCATCATCGGTTTTGATACAGAAGGAGACAAAACACTTATTTTGAGCTTTGCAAAACTTAGAGTGGTGAATGAATAATTTTGAGCAATAAATATAATTCTCAGAAGTTATCATTAGTATATGCAACGAATTACACTTTTCTTATTTTTTCTACTACTCACAGTTTCTTGTTCACAGCAGAAAGAAAAACACATAACTATAAATGTTCCTTCTGATAAAGTTCATTCAGCTTGTCTTTTAGGAGATTCTTTATTGATTTTGGTTCGACGAGTGAAAAATGAAGCTGATACTTCAAGCAATAATTTTACAAGTGATTTGTATTTATTTGATGCAAACGGAAAACTATTGCATAAAATCAAAACTCCAAATTGCAAGAGTGTAGTGTATGATGATGGAAAAATCTATACAAGTAATTACTCAGCCTTGTATGTTTATGATACAGGCTTTGAGTTAGTTGAAACTATTGATTTTCCTAGAAAAATGAATAATATTGTATGCAAGGCTTACGAATATCAAAGAACAGATTCTATGTACGTAGTCATAATTGCAACAGGGGTTGAAGGGGAAGATACAGTAAGGTTGAATGGTAGTGAGGGTTATAGATTGAAAAAAACTAAAGAAAGATTAGATGAAGGATTATATTTTACTAGAAATTTAGACTACATAGACTTTCACATCCATAAAAAAACACTCTATGTTCAAAATAAAAAGTATCATTTACTGTAACTTATTGATTCTGTTTTTAGGTTTGACATTGTTTGCTTGCAAGAATGAAAGATGTACGAGCCTTAAAATAGCAAAGCACTATGATTTAGTTTCTGGAGTTTTGATAGGCGATACTTTAGTAACTACTGTAACTGCTTTAGATACCATAGTTGGTCATTCTTTTGTCCCTGAAATTGTAGCCTTTAATCTAA
Encoded proteins:
- a CDS encoding tetratricopeptide repeat-containing sensor histidine kinase yields the protein MRNLFPLSSFSLFAVTLFIFFSADVSFAQNEYTKDGKKVTVQQYLEKSNERAKEGDYRGASDFLNKAALIKWEDKDLRPAINYFQASLNYNKKVNNQSGMYGIYSNLAMIYADLAMYDSSLYFFKRTLKGRRKNSEKVTIISSLINVSVVLNNLKRYDESAEFLEEALKLAQEMNDIEQMRSCYGMLAETYEKAGNSEKKLHYFNLYKTFHELTQKTKIAKVNEELYNEKLKAEVLALEKRKADLELSNKKLELKQKNKIVESQKDSLGELTSKYTKQELALQLLKEKANAERAEAQNKIQRQEAITRTAILVVFFVMVVAALLFYFYIRTREKNKRLAEQRNQLQEQAVMLEEQQEELETQKSLVEQQRDELGASNKVKDRLFSIISHDLRTPFTSVNGYLTLIKYGALSPEEVVSVAGEVKLSVDHHLETLNNVLEWSRNQMKGLKPEPTNINLNKIAQDQKKFFKALAESKDIQVINEVDKKIEVFADPNQIDVILRNLVGNALKFTPNEGKITVSSQLKSDSVIVSVTDTGVGMSEENLKKLFKKDEHFTTQGTNNEAGTGLGLILCRDFVEANGGTIRVESEEGKGTSFIFDLPLAEQTQQVEEVK
- the gatC gene encoding Asp-tRNA(Asn)/Glu-tRNA(Gln) amidotransferase subunit GatC: MKVTVDKKLIEDISHLSRLEFSEEDKTAMADDLNEILDWVEQLDEIDTSDTEPLTHISTEINVMRNDEVKDVLPHDKALKNAPKKDSDYFRTPKVIE
- a CDS encoding amidohydrolase, producing the protein MIKTRQQLHQIAELSGKEYKTASFVTDFLKKCNPTSIHTNIGNTGVIAIWESENFDATKNKTIAFRAELDALPIPEPNDFEYKSLHDGVSHKCGHDGHMTILLGVATYLRDNFEKVIKEQNKRVILLFQPAEETGEGALQMLEDEKMKNLDLKIDYFFALHNIPSYEKNLIVCRENTFAAASTGIIIEFEGLTSHAAEPQNGINPALAISELTTFLYFLSENTIKEKQNKDFVLVTVVDAILGETSRKSLDEIAFGVSPAKGRVCATLRSYLNEDLELLSKKTEQKAQELSKKYSLKLKISYTEKFAATTNTKESVRMIKKAAQNLELEYQDKKQPFSWSEDFGQFTERFEGAMFGLGSGKNTPELHHSNYDFPDEITQTGIDMFVELIENVE
- a CDS encoding Uma2 family endonuclease, with product MQPQVKYPLNEKLTISEYLKLEQDNQQRYEYHDGYAYAMAGGTDNHNKITMNVSARIHLALLDKPCQIKNNDTKLWLELVNQYVYPDAMVFCQKPEQAPNLKDAFTNPVVIIEVLSKSTEGYDRGDKLRFYTQIPSLLHYVLIEQDKVQVDIYSRKNSTSLWDIRFLSDLKNNLELEISDIQTLSIPLSRIYDRVEFESNSNK
- a CDS encoding ATP-dependent helicase produces the protein MIDFIKDLNEKQQLGVLKTEGACLLIAGAGSGKTRVLTYRIANLLQKGTSPWEILALTFTNKAAKEMRERIEGLVGTTARDLWMGTFHSMFARILRFDGDRLGYRQGFSIYDTDDSKSLIKNIVKEMGLDDKIYQAAGTFNRISSLKNALISPQEYNQNAELLAEDNLAKRPHFGKIYQTYAARCFGANAMDFDDLLFQTFRLFRDHKDVLHKYQHRFKYILIDEFQDTNIAQYKIIKKLAAVHLNICVVGDDAQSIYAFRGADIRNILNFERDYPDLEIIKLEQNYRSTKTIVEAANKIIKNNKNQIPKDVWTENIAGEKIELTRATSDQEEGRIIAGNIFETRAQKNASLNDFAILYRTNAQSRTMEEALRRLNIKYRIIGGLSFYQRKEIKDLLAYFRLAVNPEDEEALRRSINNPKRGIGNTTVLKVFLASRENNVPISKTVRHASAYLGKGRAGTSVEKFGELAKAFQIMASENDAYTAAKYIAQHSGIVKALFDDESLEGRARYENVQELLNATQEFVQNKISEATTEEPDVSLSLFLQEVALLTSVDQASEDEDAVTMMTIHAAKGLEFDYVYLVGMEEELFPSSRMIASLQDLEEERRLFYVAVTRAKERLTLSYALQRYRYGSFNSCEPSRFLFEIDQSLFNARSRSIQKNNPTHMTNFMRHRAEQNKKTDSNTSKPNSKLKPVSSVRNTPFVSSKTEDIVEGIRVEHPKFGFGTVKKIDSASSGKRAIIGFDTEGDKTLILSFAKLRVVNE